In the genome of Metabacillus litoralis, the window AAAGAAGCGGATATAAAGAAGGCAATCGGTAAGCAAGTTCATATCAAAACATATGAACCAATTAATGGTGAAAAAGTTTTTGAGGGTGTTTTAACTGATTTTGACGGTCAAACTCTTTTCGTTACTGTTACCATTAAAACTAGAAAAAAACAAATTGAGATTCCGTATGATAAAGTGGCTAAAGCTAGATTAGCTGTAATCTTTTAGCTTACTTTTAAACTAATATCTCCAAATGACTGTTTTACAAATTGTGAAGTTCTTTTATGTTAACTCTCGTTAATGATAAGAATGGTACACAACACATTTCCATGTAGCTTATTTTTTAAGGGGGAGCCGTTAAAATGAGTAGTGAATTATTAGATGCCTTAACAATTTTAGAAAAGGAAAAAGGCATTAGTAAAGAAGTAATTATTGAAGCAATTGAAGCGGCACTAATTTCTGCCTATAAGCGAAACTTCAATCAAGCTCAAAATGTGCGAGTAGATTTAAATCGCGAAACAGGTACGATGAAAGTGTTTGCTCGTAAAGATGTAGTTGATGAGGTTTATGATCCTAGACTAGAAATATCAATTGGTGAAGCGCAAAGTATTAACCCAAACTATGTGGTTAATGATGTTATTGAAATGGAAGTAACACCAAAAGATTTCGGGAGAATTGCAGCACAAACAGCTAAGCAAGTTGTTACACAACGTGTGCGTGAGGCTGAGCGTGGCGTTATATACGGTGAATTTATTGATCGCGAAGAAGATATTATGACAGGCATCGTTCAACGAATAGATTCGAAATTCATTTATGTTAGCCTTGGTAAAATTGAGGCATTACTCCCTGTTAGTGAACAAATGCCTAATGAAACATATCGTCCACATGATCGCATCAAGGTCTTTATTACAAAAGTTGAGAAAACAACAAAAGGCCCACAAATTTTTGTATCACGAACACATCCAGGTTTATTAAAGAGGTTATTTGAAATTGAGGTTCCGGAAATCTATGATGGAACAGTTGAAATAAAATCAGTTTCTCGTGAAGCAGGAGACCGTTCAAAAATCTCCGTTCACTCTGATAATCCAGAAGTGGATCCAGTTGGGTCATGTGTAGGACCAAAGGGGCAGCGTGTACAGGCAATTGTTAACGAATTAAAGGGTGAAAAAATTGACATCGTTAGATGGTCGCAGGATCCAATTGAATTTGTTGCTAATGCACTTAGTCCTTCAAAAGTAGTTGAGGTCTTAGTTGATGAAGAAGAAAAAGCAACAACTGTCATTGTTCCAGATTACCAACTATCGCTAGCAATTGGTAAACGTGGTCAAAATGCCCGCTTAGCTGCAAAATTAACTGGCTGGAAAATTGACATCAAGAGTGAAACAGATGCAGAAAAGGCTGGTATTTATCCTGTTCAAAAAACAGACATTGATGATGTTGATGTTGATGATGAACCGCTCTTAACAAGTGTACAAGACCCTGAGTTTAGTGAATAAGAGGTGAAATCACATGAACAATCGTAAAATTCCTTTGCGTAAATGTGTTGCAACAGGAGAGATGAAGACAAAAAAAGAACTTGTCCGAGTTGTCCGGTCAAAGGAAGGCGATGTTTCTGTCGACTTAACCGGTAAAAAAAATGGACGAGGTGCATATATTACTCTTGATAAAGAATGCATTCTTTTAGCAAAAAAGAAAAATATTCTTGCCAATCACTTAAAAGCAAATATTAACGAAGGTGTTTATGAAGAGTTACTTCAATTGGCTGAGAAGGAGAAGCAATAAATAGATGAGTAAGCAGCAACAATGGACGTCCTTATTGGGCTTAGCAAATCGAGCACGAAAAGTTATTTCTGGAGAAGAGCTTGTTGTTAAGGAAGTAAGACAACAACGTGCTAAGTTAGTTCTTCTTTCACAAGATGCATCCGCTAATACAATGAAAAAGGTAACAGATAAATGTAAGTTTTATCAGGTCCCCTTTAAAATGGTTGAAGATCGCTACCAGTTAGGTCAGGCAATTGGTAAAGAAGCGAGAGTTGTTGTAGCGATAAATGATGCAGGCTTTGCTGCAAAGTTAAAAACCTTGCTCGATTAATATTCTTGGGGGTGAACGTATGACAAAAATGAGAGTATATGAATATGCAAAACAAACAAATGTATCAAGCAAAGACATTATTTCTACGTTACAAGAAATGAATGTTGAAGTGAATAATCATATGTCAACAATTGAGGATCATGTTATTACAAAGCTTGATCAAAAATATAAAAGTAATAATGAAGAAAAAGCAGA includes:
- the nusA gene encoding transcription termination factor NusA — protein: MSSELLDALTILEKEKGISKEVIIEAIEAALISAYKRNFNQAQNVRVDLNRETGTMKVFARKDVVDEVYDPRLEISIGEAQSINPNYVVNDVIEMEVTPKDFGRIAAQTAKQVVTQRVREAERGVIYGEFIDREEDIMTGIVQRIDSKFIYVSLGKIEALLPVSEQMPNETYRPHDRIKVFITKVEKTTKGPQIFVSRTHPGLLKRLFEIEVPEIYDGTVEIKSVSREAGDRSKISVHSDNPEVDPVGSCVGPKGQRVQAIVNELKGEKIDIVRWSQDPIEFVANALSPSKVVEVLVDEEEKATTVIVPDYQLSLAIGKRGQNARLAAKLTGWKIDIKSETDAEKAGIYPVQKTDIDDVDVDDEPLLTSVQDPEFSE
- the rnpM gene encoding RNase P modulator RnpM → MNNRKIPLRKCVATGEMKTKKELVRVVRSKEGDVSVDLTGKKNGRGAYITLDKECILLAKKKNILANHLKANINEGVYEELLQLAEKEKQ
- a CDS encoding YlxQ family RNA-binding protein is translated as MSKQQQWTSLLGLANRARKVISGEELVVKEVRQQRAKLVLLSQDASANTMKKVTDKCKFYQVPFKMVEDRYQLGQAIGKEARVVVAINDAGFAAKLKTLLD